A genomic window from Azotosporobacter soli includes:
- a CDS encoding type II asparaginase, translated as MKKRYVTLLSLVCLLMFSMQVGFAAETPAKLPNVKILATGGTIAGSGASSTTTVGYTAAVFPVDALINGVPELKQVANVSGEQISQIASENMTNQVWLKLAKRVNELLASDDVDGIVVTHGTDTIEETAYFLNLVVKSNKPVVIVGAMRPPTAMSADGAMNLYNSVILAGSKEARGKGVMVCMNDAINGAREVTKTNTALLDTFRAPELGYLGYMQAGKAHFYKESTRKHTTKSEFDVRNLTDLPQVDIVYEHANVSRVAVDAFVAAGAKGIVCAGVGDGSLANPVKDALVDAQKQGIAIVRSSRTGNGIVARNGEANDDALHFSASDTLNPQKARILLMLALTKTNDPAEIQRIFWEY; from the coding sequence ATGAAGAAACGGTACGTCACACTTCTCTCTCTCGTCTGTCTCCTCATGTTCAGCATGCAAGTCGGTTTTGCAGCTGAAACCCCGGCCAAACTGCCCAACGTGAAAATTCTGGCCACCGGCGGAACGATTGCAGGTTCCGGCGCCAGCAGCACGACTACGGTCGGCTACACCGCAGCAGTGTTCCCGGTTGATGCATTGATCAACGGCGTTCCTGAATTGAAGCAAGTTGCCAATGTCAGCGGCGAACAGATTTCGCAAATCGCCAGTGAAAACATGACGAACCAAGTTTGGCTGAAACTGGCCAAACGCGTCAATGAACTGCTCGCTTCCGATGATGTAGACGGAATTGTCGTAACACACGGCACCGACACGATCGAAGAAACGGCCTATTTCTTAAATCTTGTTGTAAAAAGCAACAAACCGGTTGTCATTGTCGGCGCAATGCGCCCGCCTACGGCGATGAGCGCTGACGGCGCAATGAACCTGTACAACTCCGTAATTCTTGCCGGCAGCAAAGAAGCGCGCGGCAAAGGCGTCATGGTTTGCATGAACGATGCAATCAACGGCGCACGTGAAGTAACCAAGACCAACACCGCATTGCTCGACACCTTCCGCGCACCGGAACTTGGCTATCTCGGTTATATGCAAGCCGGTAAAGCGCATTTCTATAAAGAAAGCACTCGCAAGCACACCACGAAATCCGAATTCGACGTACGCAACCTGACAGATCTGCCACAAGTCGATATCGTATATGAACATGCCAATGTCAGCCGCGTAGCTGTTGACGCCTTTGTCGCCGCTGGAGCAAAAGGCATTGTTTGCGCGGGCGTCGGCGACGGCAGTCTGGCAAACCCGGTCAAAGACGCGCTGGTTGATGCGCAAAAACAAGGCATTGCGATCGTCAGAAGTTCGCGTACCGGCAACGGCATCGTTGCACGCAACGGTGAAGCAAATGATGATGCTCTGCACTTCTCGGCTTCTGATACACTGAACCCGCAAAAAGCTCGCATCCTGCTGATGCTGGCACTGACTAAAACCAATGATCCGGCTGAAATTCAACGGATTTTCTGGGAATACTAA
- a CDS encoding insulinase family protein: MLECEKVYHGFKVRSCELVEELTARCYMLEHEKTGARLLYVETGDDNKVFSITFRTPPTDNTGVAHILEHSVLCGSRKFKLKEPFVELVKGSMNTFLNAMTFPDKTMYPVASRNEKDFRNLMDVYLDAVFFPQIYDRPDIFKQEGWHYELDSVDDDVNYKGVVYNEMKGVFSSPDTRLEQSVMEALFPDTTYGFESGGDPKCIPELNYEDFLDFHKKFYHPANAYLYLYGNMDIEETLAFINAEYLQHFEAMPIQSNIPKQVVETEQIRQAGYPIPESEDASGKTYLNMSFVVGEGFDAELTLGMQLLNYILLDSPAASIKKALIAAGIGKEVSGAYAKSLLQPVFSFIVSGAEKDDCEKFRTVVLHELKRLREDGIDLMLKQAALHRLEFSLREANFGSYPKGLIYNIRCMDSWLYDANPLLHLSYMQPLEKIKREVANGYFERLIDTYFLANQHRVTVVLSPEPGLLDVEAVQERAQLSEYKSILTQEEIVALINDSEKLRSEQEKPDSPEALEAIPLLAIGDIKKEIDQYDNRVEQWNNSTVVQTYCDTRGIVYCNLYFDLSQLDKQDVSFVYLLAECLGKIDTGKSSYEDLVSRVDLCCGGIDYGIKVYTNHSNHRLFQGKMVVRTKVLAEKISEVTALLQEILLESLFEKEERLYEIVRELKADWQTNLFRRGQQLVSNRVLSYFSAAAQFSEGGALDFYHFLCQIEKKWEQEKQAVVEGLKRISRGVITRENLTLGITLEENKGPLLAVTFNEFIAALPNKAEKSVPDAKMNSNKTTRNEGLLMPAQVQYVVKAANYRDLGYQYTGSMKVLETILRYDYFWTKIRVQGGAYGAFVRFDRNGNMIFGSYRDPNLLETLDVYDRTAQYLKTFLLSERDMLKYIIGTMSQMDMPLTAQQKGEQVENWYWRNIDDEERQRERNEILATTPEDIRELAELIQAAMAEDYLCVMGNETAIRDAADRFEKLIDIGLF, encoded by the coding sequence ATGCTAGAGTGTGAGAAGGTGTATCACGGATTCAAGGTGCGTAGTTGCGAATTAGTTGAGGAACTGACGGCCCGCTGCTATATGTTAGAACATGAAAAAACCGGTGCACGTTTATTATATGTGGAAACCGGAGATGATAACAAGGTCTTTTCAATAACCTTTCGCACGCCGCCGACTGATAATACGGGGGTAGCTCATATTTTAGAGCACAGCGTATTATGCGGCTCACGTAAGTTTAAACTGAAGGAACCATTTGTTGAACTGGTGAAAGGTTCGATGAATACGTTTCTAAATGCGATGACCTTCCCTGACAAAACGATGTACCCGGTAGCCAGCCGCAATGAAAAAGATTTTCGCAATTTAATGGATGTATATTTGGATGCGGTGTTTTTTCCGCAAATTTATGATCGGCCGGATATCTTTAAGCAAGAAGGCTGGCATTATGAATTGGATTCCGTAGATGATGACGTGAATTATAAAGGCGTTGTTTATAATGAAATGAAAGGCGTCTTTTCATCGCCGGATACAAGATTGGAACAAAGTGTGATGGAAGCGTTGTTTCCGGATACTACGTATGGTTTTGAATCGGGCGGGGATCCTAAATGTATTCCTGAATTGAATTATGAAGACTTTCTGGATTTTCATAAGAAATTTTATCACCCGGCGAATGCTTATCTGTATCTATATGGCAATATGGATATCGAAGAAACATTGGCGTTCATTAATGCAGAATATCTGCAGCATTTTGAAGCGATGCCCATTCAATCGAATATTCCAAAACAAGTTGTTGAAACGGAACAAATTCGCCAAGCTGGATATCCGATACCGGAAAGTGAAGATGCATCGGGTAAAACATACCTTAACATGAGTTTTGTTGTTGGCGAAGGCTTTGATGCTGAGTTGACACTTGGCATGCAATTGTTAAACTATATATTATTGGATAGCCCAGCTGCGTCGATTAAAAAAGCTCTTATTGCGGCGGGAATCGGCAAAGAAGTCAGCGGTGCCTATGCTAAGAGTTTACTGCAGCCGGTGTTCAGTTTTATTGTCAGCGGTGCAGAAAAAGATGACTGCGAAAAATTTCGTACAGTGGTCTTACATGAATTGAAGCGGTTGCGTGAGGATGGCATTGATCTAATGCTAAAGCAAGCGGCGCTGCATCGACTCGAATTTTCTTTGCGTGAAGCAAATTTTGGCAGTTACCCCAAAGGATTAATTTACAATATCCGTTGTATGGATAGTTGGCTCTATGACGCTAATCCGCTGTTGCATCTTAGCTATATGCAGCCGCTAGAAAAGATTAAACGCGAAGTGGCGAATGGCTACTTTGAGCGTTTGATTGATACGTATTTTCTTGCCAACCAGCATCGAGTTACCGTGGTGCTGTCACCGGAGCCTGGGTTGCTTGATGTGGAGGCTGTGCAAGAACGAGCACAACTTTCAGAATATAAATCGATACTTACGCAAGAAGAGATCGTAGCATTGATAAACGATTCGGAAAAGCTGCGTAGCGAACAAGAAAAGCCCGATTCGCCAGAAGCACTGGAAGCAATTCCTTTACTGGCAATAGGTGACATAAAAAAAGAAATTGATCAATATGATAACCGGGTTGAACAATGGAATAACAGTACCGTTGTTCAGACATATTGCGATACGAGAGGGATCGTATATTGTAATCTTTATTTTGATTTGAGTCAGCTTGACAAACAGGATGTTTCATTCGTTTACTTATTGGCAGAATGCCTTGGTAAAATTGATACAGGCAAAAGTAGCTATGAAGACCTGGTCAGTCGAGTGGATTTGTGCTGTGGTGGAATTGATTACGGAATCAAAGTCTACACGAATCACTCTAACCACAGGCTTTTTCAAGGGAAAATGGTGGTCAGGACGAAGGTTTTAGCGGAGAAAATAAGTGAGGTTACGGCCTTGCTCCAGGAAATATTGTTAGAAAGTTTATTTGAGAAAGAAGAACGTTTGTATGAAATTGTTCGTGAGTTGAAGGCGGACTGGCAGACGAATTTGTTTCGACGCGGTCAACAGTTGGTAAGTAATCGCGTTTTGTCTTATTTTTCAGCTGCGGCTCAATTTAGTGAAGGTGGTGCACTTGATTTTTATCATTTTCTTTGCCAAATTGAGAAAAAATGGGAGCAGGAAAAGCAAGCCGTTGTTGAAGGCTTGAAGCGGATTTCCCGAGGTGTGATTACGCGGGAAAACTTGACGCTGGGAATTACTTTGGAAGAGAATAAAGGCCCATTACTTGCAGTGACGTTTAATGAATTCATAGCCGCGCTGCCGAACAAAGCTGAGAAGTCGGTACCGGATGCAAAAATGAACAGCAATAAAACGACTCGCAATGAAGGTCTTCTGATGCCGGCGCAAGTTCAATACGTCGTCAAAGCGGCAAATTATCGTGATTTAGGATACCAGTACACCGGCAGCATGAAGGTATTGGAAACGATACTTCGTTATGATTATTTTTGGACAAAAATTAGGGTGCAAGGCGGCGCTTATGGTGCCTTTGTTCGCTTCGATAGAAATGGGAATATGATCTTTGGCTCATATCGTGACCCTAATTTACTGGAAACGTTGGATGTATATGATCGCACGGCTCAATACCTGAAGACGTTTTTGCTCAGTGAGCGCGATATGCTGAAATACATAATTGGTACGATGAGCCAAATGGACATGCCGCTGACTGCCCAACAAAAAGGTGAACAGGTTGAAAATTGGTATTGGAGAAACATTGACGACGAAGAACGCCAGCGAGAGCGCAATGAAATCCTTGCGACGACACCGGAGGATATACGGGAATTAGCCGAGCTCATTCAAGCGGCCATGGCGGAAGATTATCTTTGCGTTATGGGCAATGAAACCGCGATCCGTGATGCAGCAGACCGCTTTGAAAAACTAATTGATATCGGGCTGTTTTAG
- a CDS encoding response regulator: protein MAKILVCDDSAFMRMMLKKVLIEQGHEIVGEAGDGMEAVAQYEKLQPELVTMDITMPKMDGIEAVRRIHELNPVARIVMVTALGQKAIITDALRAGAADFIVKPFDPEKVASIVKKVLDLDAV from the coding sequence ATGGCTAAAATCTTGGTCTGCGATGATTCTGCTTTTATGAGAATGATGTTAAAAAAAGTACTGATTGAACAGGGACATGAAATCGTCGGAGAAGCTGGCGATGGAATGGAAGCTGTCGCTCAATACGAAAAATTACAACCAGAATTAGTGACGATGGACATAACGATGCCTAAAATGGATGGCATAGAGGCAGTGAGGCGGATTCATGAATTAAATCCGGTAGCGCGGATTGTTATGGTTACTGCTTTAGGGCAAAAGGCCATTATCACTGATGCGCTGAGAGCGGGAGCGGCAGATTTTATTGTTAAACCCTTTGATCCGGAAAAGGTCGCCTCTATAGTGAAGAAAGTACTAGATTTGGATGCGGTATAA
- the pyrE gene encoding orotate phosphoribosyltransferase yields the protein MNEAEVKKLFIETGAIMEGHFLLTSGLHSAMYVEKFQVLQHPKYTECLCAALAERFKMANVGVVIGPVTGGILLAHEVGKALGTRAIFTERVDGKMTLRRGFCIEPGERVLVVEDIITTGGSVDEVIEVVKAQGGELVGVGVLVNRSGGKATFEAPLESLLDLTIEAYSAEECPMCKAGEPMTKRGSRNIK from the coding sequence ATGAACGAGGCGGAAGTGAAAAAGTTGTTCATTGAAACTGGTGCGATCATGGAGGGACATTTTCTTTTGACGTCTGGTTTGCATAGTGCGATGTACGTCGAAAAATTTCAGGTGTTGCAACATCCGAAATATACCGAATGTCTCTGCGCTGCATTGGCCGAGCGCTTTAAAATGGCTAATGTCGGTGTCGTGATTGGTCCGGTGACAGGAGGTATTCTTCTTGCACATGAAGTAGGCAAAGCGCTCGGTACGAGGGCGATCTTTACTGAACGAGTCGACGGGAAGATGACGTTGCGTCGAGGTTTTTGCATCGAACCGGGAGAACGAGTTTTGGTTGTCGAAGATATCATCACTACCGGAGGCTCGGTTGATGAGGTTATTGAAGTTGTCAAAGCGCAAGGCGGCGAACTCGTCGGCGTCGGCGTACTGGTGAATCGTAGCGGCGGCAAGGCGACTTTTGAGGCTCCGCTGGAATCATTGCTGGACCTGACGATTGAGGCCTATTCGGCAGAAGAATGTCCGATGTGTAAAGCCGGGGAACCGATGACTAAAAGAGGTAGTCGTAACATTAAATAG
- the pyrF gene encoding orotidine-5'-phosphate decarboxylase: MADQRLIVALDTTDRARVEALVGELGELVGYYKVGMELFYSQGPDIVRCLRQQGKEVFLDLKLHDIPNTVAQALRPLVGLGATMLNLHASGGTKMMKAAATALREEAKLRNVPCPKLIAVTVLTSMDATEWESLGCVREIAQQVSELAKMAQAAGLDGVVASSQEAALIRKACGDSFAIVTPGIRPAGSATDDQARILTPREAIEAGADYLVVGRPITAALEPRKVAEDILRQMKEGKL, encoded by the coding sequence ATGGCGGATCAACGGTTGATTGTGGCGCTTGATACAACGGATAGAGCGCGCGTGGAAGCTCTGGTCGGCGAATTGGGAGAGTTGGTCGGTTATTATAAAGTGGGTATGGAATTATTCTACAGCCAGGGACCGGACATCGTCCGCTGTCTGCGGCAACAGGGAAAAGAAGTGTTTCTCGATTTGAAACTGCACGATATTCCGAACACCGTGGCGCAGGCACTGCGTCCGCTCGTCGGTCTTGGCGCGACGATGCTCAATTTGCATGCGTCCGGCGGCACAAAAATGATGAAAGCGGCGGCGACGGCGCTGCGCGAGGAAGCTAAGCTGCGCAATGTGCCTTGTCCGAAACTGATTGCAGTTACGGTGCTGACCAGCATGGATGCAACAGAATGGGAATCGTTGGGCTGCGTGCGTGAAATAGCCCAGCAGGTTAGTGAATTGGCGAAAATGGCGCAGGCGGCCGGATTGGACGGCGTTGTCGCATCATCGCAAGAAGCGGCGTTGATTCGCAAGGCGTGCGGCGATTCGTTCGCAATCGTAACGCCGGGAATTCGTCCGGCTGGCAGTGCGACGGACGATCAGGCGCGAATTTTGACGCCTAGAGAAGCGATTGAGGCTGGAGCCGATTACTTGGTTGTCGGGCGGCCGATTACAGCTGCACTAGAGCCGCGCAAAGTGGCGGAAGATATTTTACGCCAAATGAAGGAGGGAAAGTTATGA
- a CDS encoding dihydroorotate dehydrogenase yields MKQGDYTQSEQNERLAVTVAGIRMKNPVMVASGTFGFGLEYEDYVNLNELGALVVKGTTLAPRAGNGGRRIAETPAGMLNSIGLENPGVDQLIETILPKLSGYDVPVIVNISGNTSDEYGELAARLDSTPIAALELNISCPNVKQGGIAFGTDPEMAASVVEAVKKRTSKPVIVKLSPNVTDVTQIAKRVEAAGADALSLINTLLGMAIDVRSWRPRLGNVVGGLSGPAVKPVALRMVWQTASAVNIPIIGMGGIMTAEDAVEFLLAGASAVSIGTANFVNPRAAVDVAVGIGDYLTERGLNQVGDLVGKLIV; encoded by the coding sequence ATGAAGCAGGGAGATTATACGCAAAGCGAACAGAACGAACGGCTGGCGGTGACGGTGGCCGGAATCCGGATGAAAAATCCGGTCATGGTTGCATCCGGCACATTCGGTTTCGGGTTGGAATATGAAGACTACGTTAATTTGAACGAACTCGGCGCGCTGGTCGTCAAAGGAACGACGCTTGCGCCACGCGCCGGCAACGGCGGACGGAGGATCGCCGAGACGCCGGCAGGGATGCTTAATTCGATCGGCCTGGAAAATCCAGGCGTCGATCAACTGATCGAAACGATTTTGCCGAAACTGTCCGGCTATGATGTGCCGGTGATCGTCAATATTTCCGGCAACACGTCCGACGAGTACGGCGAATTGGCGGCGCGCCTTGACTCTACGCCGATTGCGGCGCTAGAACTGAACATATCCTGTCCCAATGTCAAGCAAGGTGGTATTGCGTTCGGCACCGACCCCGAAATGGCGGCCAGTGTCGTCGAAGCGGTGAAAAAGCGCACGTCGAAACCGGTGATCGTCAAGTTGTCACCAAATGTGACCGATGTGACGCAAATTGCCAAGCGCGTCGAAGCAGCCGGTGCCGATGCGCTGTCGCTGATCAATACGTTGCTGGGCATGGCGATTGATGTGCGCAGCTGGCGGCCGCGCCTCGGTAATGTCGTCGGCGGCCTGTCCGGCCCAGCGGTGAAGCCGGTCGCGTTGCGAATGGTCTGGCAGACGGCGTCTGCCGTCAACATTCCGATCATCGGCATGGGCGGCATCATGACCGCTGAAGACGCGGTCGAATTTTTGCTGGCCGGTGCAAGTGCGGTATCGATCGGCACGGCCAATTTCGTCAACCCGCGCGCAGCTGTCGATGTTGCTGTCGGAATCGGCGACTATCTCACAGAACGCGGTCTGAATCAAGTCGGCGATTTGGTCGGCAAGCTGATCGTGTAA
- a CDS encoding dihydroorotate dehydrogenase electron transfer subunit, producing MPKRLLHGKIVANEYVATGIKRLIIEAKELAELAVPGQFLHLRCREIGADPLLRRPISISDIDRAVGRLTLLYKIVGKGTALLAQLEADEWVDCMGPLGNGFALRGEKPLLVGGGMGLAPLVALAKALCPRPTEILLGGRGKEELFWTEAFASSCQNAHLTTDDGSAGLKGTVVDLLPQLLAAGGYDSVYTCGPRPMMEKIAALAKEYGIDCQVSLEEYMACGVGACLACSCAKTNGGRAKICLDGPVFDAEEVFG from the coding sequence TTGCCTAAACGGCTGCTGCACGGAAAAATCGTTGCCAACGAATATGTGGCGACTGGCATCAAACGGCTGATTATCGAAGCGAAAGAACTGGCGGAATTGGCCGTTCCCGGCCAATTCCTGCATCTGCGCTGCCGTGAAATCGGCGCGGACCCGCTGCTCAGGCGTCCGATCAGCATTTCGGACATTGATCGGGCGGTGGGACGGTTGACGCTACTCTATAAAATCGTTGGCAAAGGCACGGCGCTATTGGCGCAGCTGGAGGCCGACGAATGGGTCGATTGCATGGGCCCGCTCGGCAACGGTTTTGCGCTGCGCGGCGAAAAACCGCTGCTGGTCGGCGGCGGCATGGGACTTGCGCCGTTGGTGGCACTGGCCAAAGCGCTTTGCCCTCGTCCGACCGAAATTTTGCTGGGCGGCCGCGGCAAAGAAGAATTGTTTTGGACGGAAGCGTTTGCTTCCAGCTGTCAAAATGCACATCTGACAACCGACGACGGTTCGGCCGGCCTGAAGGGGACCGTGGTCGACCTGTTGCCGCAACTATTGGCCGCAGGCGGCTATGATTCCGTTTATACTTGCGGACCGCGGCCGATGATGGAAAAAATCGCTGCGTTGGCCAAAGAATACGGGATCGATTGCCAGGTATCGCTGGAAGAATATATGGCTTGCGGCGTTGGCGCCTGCCTGGCCTGCAGCTGTGCGAAAACGAACGGCGGCCGCGCGAAAATTTGTCTGGACGGACCGGTGTTTGACGCCGAGGAGGTGTTCGGATGA
- the carB gene encoding carbamoyl-phosphate synthase large subunit produces MPKKQYLKKVLVIGSGPIIIGQAAEFDYAGTQACRALKEEGLEVVLVNSNPATIMTDANIADRVYIEPLTVDFLEAVIAKERPDGLLATLGGQAGLNLAVKLHEEGILKKFGVELLGTSLEAIKKAEDRELFKETMEKIGQPIPESTIVEDVASALQFAGEIGFPLIVRPAYTMGGTGGGIAQTEKELTEIVTRGLKHSMIGQVLIERSVAGWKEIEYEVMRDAADNCIVVCNMENIDPVGVHTGDSIVVAPSQTLTDREYQMLRSASLTIIRELGIEGGCNAQYALDPKSERYIVIEVNPRVSRSSALASKATGYPIAKVATKVAIGYHLDEIPNAITGKTMASFEPTLDYVVTKFPRWPFDKFNFADRELGTQMKATGEVMAIDRSIEASLLKAIRSLEIGLNHIELPALAEQSVDEIRKLLKETDDERLFVVAEALRRGIDVTEIHAVTGIDPFFLHKINSIVLLEAELATRGCLPELLEAAKKKGFADRAIARLVDKSEDEIRVLRKQLGLTPVYKIVDTCAAEFEATTPYYYSTYAQEDEVAPSTRKKVLVLGSGPIRIGQGVEFDYCSVHSVWALKELGFETIIVNNNPETVSTDFDTADRLYFEPLTTEDVMNIIDKEQPEGVIVQFGGQTAINLAGPLARAGIPILGTSVADIDRAENREKFEELLEKLGIARPRGTTVVDEQGAVEAATAIGYPVVVRPSYVLGGRAMEIVYGEADLRNYMRYAVKASPEYPVLVDRYMQGKEVEVDAISDGETVLIPGIMEHVERAGVHSGDSIAVYPPQTLAQDVLDKIVDCTKKLAGGLAVKGLINIQYVVVDGAVYVIEVNPRSSRTIPFLSKVTNIPMVNLATRAALGVKIADMGYGEGLLPAKPYVAVKAPVFSFAKMQQVDISLGPEMKSTGEVMGSDYHYARALYKAIVAAGMNVPERGNILFTVADKDKAEAGVLAKGFDELGYHLIATSGTAAYLSSLDLEVNVVHKVHELKPDIIQMIKTGKINMVVNTLTQGKEPERDGFKIRRATVEHGIPCLTSMDTAKAVLKVLQFMRERRLVYVLALQDYVGGGDALA; encoded by the coding sequence ATGCCAAAAAAACAATATCTGAAAAAAGTATTGGTGATTGGCTCCGGTCCGATCATCATCGGACAGGCGGCCGAATTCGACTACGCCGGCACACAGGCTTGCCGCGCGTTGAAAGAAGAAGGACTTGAAGTTGTTCTCGTCAACAGCAACCCGGCGACGATTATGACAGATGCGAATATTGCCGACCGCGTATATATTGAACCATTGACGGTGGATTTTCTCGAAGCGGTCATTGCAAAAGAGCGTCCGGATGGATTGCTGGCGACATTGGGCGGGCAAGCCGGTCTGAACCTGGCGGTCAAGCTGCATGAAGAAGGGATTTTGAAAAAGTTTGGCGTCGAGCTTTTGGGCACATCGTTGGAAGCGATCAAAAAAGCGGAAGACCGCGAACTGTTCAAAGAAACGATGGAAAAAATCGGTCAGCCGATCCCGGAAAGCACGATTGTCGAAGATGTGGCCAGCGCGCTGCAGTTTGCCGGCGAGATCGGTTTTCCGCTGATCGTGCGCCCGGCCTATACGATGGGTGGCACCGGCGGCGGTATTGCGCAAACGGAAAAAGAACTGACGGAAATCGTCACGCGCGGTCTCAAGCACAGCATGATCGGTCAGGTACTGATCGAACGCAGCGTTGCCGGTTGGAAAGAAATCGAATATGAAGTGATGCGCGATGCGGCGGACAACTGCATCGTCGTCTGCAATATGGAAAACATTGATCCGGTCGGCGTGCATACCGGCGACAGCATCGTCGTGGCGCCGTCGCAAACGCTGACCGACCGCGAATACCAAATGCTGCGCAGCGCATCGCTGACGATCATTCGCGAACTCGGGATTGAAGGCGGCTGCAACGCGCAATATGCGCTCGATCCGAAAAGCGAACGCTACATCGTAATCGAAGTCAATCCGCGCGTCAGCCGTTCCAGCGCGCTGGCGTCGAAAGCGACCGGCTATCCGATTGCCAAAGTAGCGACTAAGGTTGCGATCGGCTACCATCTCGACGAAATACCAAACGCGATCACCGGCAAAACGATGGCCTCGTTTGAACCGACGCTTGACTATGTTGTAACGAAATTCCCGCGCTGGCCGTTCGACAAATTCAATTTTGCCGATCGTGAACTGGGCACGCAAATGAAAGCGACCGGCGAAGTGATGGCGATTGACCGCAGCATTGAAGCGTCGCTGCTCAAGGCGATCCGTTCGCTGGAAATCGGTCTCAACCATATCGAGCTGCCGGCGCTGGCCGAGCAAAGCGTTGATGAAATCCGCAAGCTGCTCAAGGAAACCGACGATGAACGGCTGTTCGTCGTGGCCGAAGCGCTGCGCCGCGGCATTGACGTGACGGAAATCCATGCGGTAACCGGCATCGATCCGTTCTTCCTGCACAAAATCAACTCGATCGTGCTGTTGGAAGCGGAACTGGCGACGCGCGGCTGTCTGCCGGAGCTGCTGGAAGCGGCGAAGAAAAAAGGGTTCGCCGACCGTGCGATTGCTCGCCTAGTCGACAAAAGCGAAGACGAAATCCGCGTGCTGCGCAAACAGCTTGGACTGACGCCGGTCTACAAGATTGTCGACACCTGCGCGGCCGAATTTGAAGCGACGACGCCGTACTATTATTCGACATACGCGCAGGAAGACGAGGTGGCACCATCGACGCGTAAGAAAGTGCTGGTTCTCGGTTCCGGTCCGATTCGGATCGGGCAGGGCGTCGAGTTTGACTACTGCTCGGTTCATTCGGTCTGGGCGCTCAAAGAACTCGGTTTTGAAACGATTATCGTCAACAACAACCCGGAGACGGTCAGCACCGACTTCGATACGGCCGACCGGTTGTACTTCGAACCGCTGACGACGGAAGACGTAATGAACATCATTGACAAGGAACAGCCGGAAGGCGTGATTGTGCAGTTTGGCGGCCAAACCGCAATCAATCTGGCCGGACCTCTGGCGCGCGCCGGAATTCCGATTCTCGGCACCAGCGTTGCCGACATTGATCGCGCGGAAAACCGCGAAAAATTTGAAGAACTGTTGGAAAAACTGGGCATTGCGCGGCCGCGTGGTACAACGGTCGTTGATGAGCAAGGGGCGGTCGAAGCCGCAACCGCCATCGGCTATCCGGTCGTCGTTCGTCCGTCCTATGTGCTTGGCGGCCGGGCAATGGAAATCGTGTACGGCGAAGCGGATCTGCGCAACTACATGCGCTATGCGGTCAAGGCGTCGCCGGAGTATCCGGTGCTGGTCGACCGCTACATGCAGGGCAAAGAAGTGGAAGTCGATGCGATTTCCGACGGCGAGACGGTGCTGATACCCGGCATCATGGAACATGTCGAACGGGCCGGCGTCCATTCTGGCGACAGCATCGCGGTATATCCGCCGCAAACACTGGCGCAGGACGTGTTGGATAAAATCGTCGATTGCACGAAGAAACTGGCCGGCGGATTGGCGGTCAAAGGACTGATCAACATCCAATACGTCGTGGTCGACGGCGCAGTCTATGTGATTGAAGTGAATCCGCGTTCGAGCCGCACGATTCCGTTCCTCAGCAAGGTCACGAACATTCCAATGGTCAATTTGGCGACGCGCGCCGCGCTGGGCGTGAAAATTGCCGACATGGGTTACGGCGAAGGCTTGTTGCCGGCCAAACCGTATGTTGCGGTCAAAGCGCCGGTGTTCTCGTTTGCCAAGATGCAACAAGTCGACATTTCGCTCGGGCCGGAAATGAAATCGACCGGCGAAGTGATGGGCTCGGACTATCATTATGCGCGTGCGCTGTATAAAGCGATTGTCGCAGCCGGAATGAACGTGCCGGAACGCGGCAACATCTTGTTCACCGTCGCCGACAAGGACAAGGCCGAAGCCGGCGTGCTGGCCAAAGGCTTTGATGAACTGGGCTACCATCTGATTGCGACGAGCGGAACTGCGGCGTATCTAAGCAGCCTGGATCTGGAAGTGAATGTGGTTCATAAAGTGCATGAACTGAAACCGGATATCATTCAAATGATTAAGACCGGAAAAATAAACATGGTCGTCAACACGCTGACGCAAGGCAAGGAGCCGGAGCGTGACGGCTTTAAGATTCGTCGTGCGACGGTTGAACACGGCATCCCCTGCCTGACGTCGATGGATACTGCAAAAGCGGTGCTTAAAGTGCTGCAATTCATGCGTGAACGCCGGCTGGTCTATGTGTTGGCGCTGCAGGATTATGTCGGAGGAGGGGACGCGCTTGCCTAA